A single genomic interval of Candidatus Methylomirabilota bacterium harbors:
- a CDS encoding TatD family hydrolase — MFVDTHSHIQMREFDPDRAEALARAKAAGIGLMVSVGYHLAASRKAVEAAQCYPQVYAGVGIHPHDAGTYDDAAEETLRALAKQPKVVAIGEAGLDFFRDRAPRAVQADAFRRQIRLARELDLPLIVHDRDAHQETMRLLKEEGAQEVLLHCFSGDLAMAEEAWQRGYYVSIGGPVTYPKNETLREIVRKVKTDRLVLETDCPYLPPQAFRGQRNEPAYLLYAAQEIARVLGMGLDELGRLTTDNARRLFRLPPLG, encoded by the coding sequence GTGTTTGTCGATACGCACAGCCATATTCAGATGCGGGAGTTCGACCCCGACCGAGCCGAAGCGCTCGCGCGGGCCAAGGCTGCCGGAATCGGGCTTATGGTTTCTGTGGGCTATCATCTGGCGGCCAGCCGGAAGGCGGTGGAGGCCGCGCAGTGTTACCCGCAGGTGTACGCTGGCGTCGGCATCCATCCCCACGACGCCGGGACCTACGATGATGCTGCCGAAGAGACCCTTCGCGCCCTCGCCAAGCAGCCCAAGGTTGTGGCGATCGGTGAAGCGGGTCTCGACTTCTTTCGTGACCGCGCCCCGCGTGCAGTCCAGGCCGACGCCTTTCGCCGCCAGATTCGTCTGGCCAGAGAGCTGGATCTGCCGCTCATCGTCCACGACCGTGACGCCCATCAGGAGACAATGCGGCTCCTCAAAGAAGAAGGGGCCCAGGAAGTGCTTCTGCACTGTTTTTCCGGCGATCTCGCCATGGCGGAAGAGGCCTGGCAGAGAGGCTACTATGTCTCTATCGGCGGGCCGGTGACCTACCCGAAGAATGAGACGCTTCGCGAGATCGTGCGAAAGGTCAAGACGGATCGCCTGGTCTTAGAGACGGACTGCCCCTACTTGCCGCCCCAAGCGTTCCGAGGCCAGCGGAACGAGCCCGCCTATCTCCTCTACGCGGCCCAGGAGATCGCCCGCGTTTTGGGAATGGGTCTTGACGAGCTCGGTCGTCTCACCACCGACAACGCCCGCCGCCTGTTCCGACTTCCGCCATTGGGATGA
- the metG gene encoding methionine--tRNA ligase, which produces MSDETFYLTTPIYYVNATPHLGHAYTTILADTMARFQKLRLGPEQVYFLTGTDEHGDKIAQAAAQAGESPQAYADRISSIFQETWKRLGLAPNQFIRTTSEPHKRAVQQFLQQIYDAGDIYFGEYGGHYCFGCERFYTEKELEDGNCPDHRTAPAFIKEQNYFFRMGKYQDWLIDHIHRHPDFIRPERFRNEVLSFLKEPLEDLCISRPSARLTWGIPLPFDDRYVTYVWFDALINYISALGWPDGEAFRRFWPATQHLIAKDILKPHAIYWPTMLKAAGLPPYRHLNVHGYWKIEEAKMSKSRGSVVRPLDLADKYGVDAFRYFVLREMTFGLDAGFSEDALVARLNADLANDLGNLYSRVLKLIQRYYDGRITQSSDNRDLADVARAAVTDVTAAMERFAFSEALSTVWNLVSATNKYLVTNEPWKRDPGDPRTKAVLSTAAETLRIIATLLLPFLPQTAERMLWGLGVTEPRTPLRLEEACLSPTQIEAREWRVQDVQSLFPRIQATTAKPLPREPRLTPTLSSQEEAMGVKTISSPRRGGVEQITIEEFRRVDLRVAEVVEAAAIPGSKKLVKLRVRLKDEERTVVAGLKQHYPPESWSGKRIILVANLKPTSLMGITSQGMVLAAEDDAGRIVLLTPEALIDSGSTVR; this is translated from the coding sequence ATGAGCGACGAGACCTTCTACCTTACTACCCCGATCTATTACGTCAACGCTACCCCGCATCTGGGACACGCCTATACCACTATTCTGGCCGACACGATGGCCCGCTTCCAGAAGCTTCGGCTGGGACCGGAGCAGGTCTATTTCCTCACCGGTACCGATGAGCACGGTGACAAGATCGCCCAAGCGGCTGCGCAGGCCGGCGAGAGCCCGCAGGCCTATGCTGACCGGATCAGCAGTATCTTTCAGGAGACGTGGAAGCGGCTGGGACTCGCGCCGAATCAGTTTATTCGCACGACCAGCGAACCTCACAAGCGTGCCGTACAGCAGTTCCTGCAACAGATATACGATGCCGGGGACATCTATTTCGGGGAGTATGGCGGCCATTACTGCTTCGGCTGCGAGCGGTTCTACACTGAGAAAGAGCTGGAGGACGGTAATTGCCCAGATCACCGAACGGCCCCGGCCTTTATCAAGGAGCAGAACTACTTCTTTCGGATGGGGAAATATCAGGATTGGCTGATCGACCATATCCACCGCCACCCCGACTTCATTCGGCCGGAGCGTTTTCGGAACGAGGTGCTGTCCTTTCTTAAGGAGCCGCTGGAGGACCTCTGTATCTCTCGACCTTCGGCGCGCCTCACGTGGGGGATCCCGCTCCCCTTTGATGATCGGTATGTCACCTATGTCTGGTTCGATGCCCTCATCAACTATATCTCGGCACTGGGCTGGCCCGATGGCGAAGCATTCCGGCGTTTCTGGCCCGCTACCCAACATCTGATCGCCAAAGATATCCTGAAACCGCATGCCATCTACTGGCCGACCATGCTGAAGGCTGCCGGGCTTCCACCATATCGACACCTGAACGTACACGGCTACTGGAAGATTGAAGAGGCTAAGATGTCCAAGAGCAGAGGCTCGGTCGTCCGACCTCTTGATCTGGCCGACAAGTATGGCGTGGATGCCTTTCGCTACTTCGTTCTACGGGAGATGACGTTTGGCCTGGATGCCGGTTTCAGCGAGGACGCGCTGGTGGCCCGGTTGAACGCAGATCTGGCCAATGATCTGGGGAATCTCTACAGCCGCGTGCTCAAGCTGATCCAGCGATACTACGACGGTAGAATTACGCAATCGTCTGATAATCGAGACCTGGCTGATGTCGCACGCGCTGCCGTCACGGACGTGACAGCCGCCATGGAGCGCTTTGCGTTCAGCGAGGCACTATCGACTGTCTGGAACCTGGTCTCAGCCACAAACAAATACCTCGTGACTAACGAACCGTGGAAGCGAGATCCGGGAGATCCTCGAACGAAAGCGGTCCTGTCCACTGCAGCCGAGACCCTCCGTATCATTGCTACGCTCCTGTTACCGTTTCTTCCCCAGACAGCGGAACGCATGCTCTGGGGTCTGGGCGTCACTGAGCCGAGAACTCCTCTTCGCCTCGAGGAAGCGTGCCTGTCACCGACACAAATCGAGGCACGGGAGTGGCGAGTCCAGGATGTGCAGTCGCTTTTTCCCCGCATCCAGGCGACTACCGCTAAACCGTTGCCACGAGAGCCCCGCCTCACCCCCACCCTCTCCTCCCAAGAGGAGGCGATGGGCGTCAAGACAATCTCCTCTCCTAGACGTGGAGGAGTCGAGCAGATCACGATCGAGGAGTTCCGGCGCGTCGATCTGCGCGTTGCGGAAGTGGTAGAGGCAGCGGCGATTCCAGGCTCCAAAAAGCTGGTAAAGCTTCGAGTCAGGCTCAAGGACGAAGAGCGGACTGTCGTCGCTGGTTTGAAGCAGCATTATCCGCCGGAAAGCTGGTCTGGGAAGCGGATCATCCTTGTCGCCAACCTGAAGCCAACCAGTCTGATGGGGATTACGTCTCAGGGGATGGTGCTTGCCGCCGAGGACGACGCAGGCCGGATCGTGCTGCTCACGCCGGAGGCGCTCATCGATTCCGGCTCCACGGTCCGCTGA
- a CDS encoding stage 0 sporulation protein, with translation MKTVRISLGETEYQEQHYDPRGVKVQPGDHVVVETKWGQGLGRVFATFPLFPDQKATEPLPAVLRVATARDRANEERIRRLEFDGKAVCSRRITELELPMKLVDVKASFDRSRVTFYFYADERIDFRDLVKGLAQQLHTRIEMRQIRARDVASKLGCVGPCGRELCCKTFLKEYEPISVRMAKDQNLPLNPSKLAGMCGRLKCCLRYEHSMYEELKRRLPKVGSPVEAPEGVGIVKARNILTESVVIELEDSVQITVKAADLIHIGPPLDENSPRNSCGGGGCSSGGCGGGSAPDHTNS, from the coding sequence ATGAAAACGGTACGTATCAGCCTGGGAGAGACCGAGTACCAGGAGCAACACTACGATCCGCGAGGGGTGAAGGTGCAGCCGGGCGACCATGTGGTGGTCGAGACCAAGTGGGGACAGGGGCTGGGCCGGGTGTTCGCCACGTTCCCACTCTTTCCCGACCAGAAGGCTACGGAACCGCTTCCCGCCGTCCTCCGTGTGGCAACCGCGCGCGACCGCGCCAATGAGGAACGGATCAGACGTCTGGAATTTGACGGGAAAGCCGTCTGCTCGCGGAGGATTACAGAATTAGAGTTGCCGATGAAGCTGGTCGATGTCAAGGCAAGCTTCGATCGGAGCCGGGTCACCTTCTATTTCTACGCTGACGAGCGGATCGATTTCCGCGATCTGGTGAAGGGGCTGGCTCAGCAACTTCACACCCGCATCGAGATGCGACAGATTCGGGCCAGGGATGTCGCCAGCAAGTTGGGCTGCGTTGGTCCGTGCGGCCGGGAGCTGTGCTGTAAGACCTTTCTGAAGGAGTACGAACCGATCTCGGTCCGGATGGCCAAGGACCAGAACCTTCCTCTTAATCCGAGTAAGCTGGCGGGGATGTGCGGGCGGCTGAAGTGCTGCCTCCGCTATGAGCACTCAATGTATGAGGAGTTGAAGCGGCGTCTACCCAAGGTTGGTTCCCCGGTCGAGGCGCCTGAGGGGGTGGGGATTGTCAAGGCGAGGAATATTCTGACTGAATCGGTGGTGATCGAACTGGAAGACAGCGTGCAGATCACTGTGAAGGCGGCCGACCTGATTCACATCGGCCCCCCCCTGGACGAGAACTCACCCCGGAATAGTTGCGGCGGCGGAGGCTGCAGCAGTGGCGGCTGCGGGGGTGGCTCTGCGCCGGACCACACCAACTCATGA
- the holB gene encoding DNA polymerase III subunit delta', translating to MPFRDVIGQARAIRFLHRALITGRIAHAYLFSGPAGVGKRAAALAFAQALNCDMNQRSADNRQLTATQDGCGDCRACRNIANGLHPDVQIIEPDGATVKIEQIRTLEADAALVPYEAQWKVFILDGAERMTEQAANALLKTLEEPVKDTVFILLASTVSALLPTIVSRCQSVTFSPLPHGEIEALLREKGMEASRARLIASMSRGSIERAFSPDVASMPAMRDLLLEGVGRGLQDGPNALVELAEKLAKDREKLQQQLEILSAWFRDLMVEKASGRTEWLVNDDRGEAVARQAENLPMDAILDGLRAVHAAMDNLTRNANPRLSMEDLLLRLREVLPSGLSAVSA from the coding sequence ATGCCATTTCGTGACGTTATAGGACAGGCGCGAGCCATTCGGTTCCTTCACCGGGCGCTTATAACCGGACGGATCGCCCATGCCTATCTCTTCAGCGGGCCAGCCGGGGTGGGCAAGCGAGCCGCCGCGCTCGCCTTTGCCCAGGCGCTCAACTGCGATATGAATCAGCGATCAGCTGACAACCGTCAGCTAACGGCTACGCAGGATGGGTGTGGGGACTGCCGCGCGTGTCGCAACATCGCCAACGGACTACATCCGGACGTACAGATTATCGAACCGGACGGCGCGACCGTAAAGATTGAACAAATCCGGACGCTTGAGGCCGACGCTGCCCTGGTGCCCTATGAGGCTCAGTGGAAGGTATTTATTCTCGACGGCGCGGAGCGAATGACGGAGCAGGCGGCTAATGCGCTCCTGAAGACCCTGGAAGAACCGGTTAAGGACACAGTATTCATCCTCCTGGCCAGTACAGTATCGGCCCTGCTTCCCACGATTGTCTCTCGATGCCAAAGTGTCACCTTCTCCCCGCTCCCACACGGAGAGATTGAAGCCCTCCTGAGAGAGAAGGGGATGGAAGCGTCTCGAGCCAGATTGATCGCCTCCATGAGCCGGGGCAGCATCGAGCGCGCCTTCAGTCCGGATGTGGCGTCCATGCCAGCGATGAGGGATCTGCTGCTCGAAGGCGTTGGGCGAGGGCTTCAGGATGGACCCAATGCCCTCGTCGAACTGGCCGAGAAGCTGGCGAAGGATCGGGAGAAGCTTCAGCAGCAGTTGGAAATCCTTTCGGCCTGGTTTCGTGATCTTATGGTCGAGAAGGCATCAGGACGAACGGAGTGGCTTGTAAACGACGATCGCGGTGAAGCGGTCGCCCGCCAGGCGGAGAACTTGCCCATGGACGCCATTCTGGATGGGCTTCGTGCAGTCCACGCCGCGATGGACAATCTCACCCGCAACGCGAATCCACGTCTGTCGATGGAGGATCTTTTGCTCCGGCTGCGGGAGGTACTTCCGTCCGGTCTTTCGGCGGTGTCGGCATGA
- a CDS encoding dTMP kinase produces MSGLFITFEGGEGSGKTTQLKLLANRIRASGKEVVEAHDPGGTAIGKEIRTLLLHPGSAPIAAATELLLYEASRAQLVREVVAPAMARGTIVLCDRFTDSTVAYQGYGRSLDLDLIQRLNRFATGDLAPDLTILLDLDPRIGLMRCRRGVGADTSAGLNTESSCWDRIESEPLDFHQRIREGYLALAREESDRIAVIDATLSVAGIEAVVWTEFIRLEERSGYAIS; encoded by the coding sequence ATGAGCGGTCTGTTTATCACCTTTGAAGGGGGCGAGGGATCCGGGAAGACGACCCAGCTCAAGCTGTTGGCCAATCGAATTCGCGCTTCCGGCAAAGAGGTCGTCGAAGCCCACGATCCCGGAGGGACCGCCATCGGGAAGGAGATCCGGACGCTCCTGCTCCATCCGGGATCGGCCCCCATAGCCGCTGCCACGGAACTACTGCTGTATGAGGCCAGCCGCGCGCAGCTTGTCCGGGAGGTGGTGGCGCCGGCCATGGCACGGGGAACCATTGTGCTTTGTGACCGTTTTACGGATTCTACGGTAGCCTACCAAGGATATGGAAGGAGCCTTGACCTCGACCTGATACAACGGCTGAACCGGTTTGCTACCGGCGATCTTGCTCCGGATCTCACCATCCTGCTGGATCTCGACCCGAGGATCGGACTGATGCGGTGCAGGCGAGGCGTAGGCGCCGATACTTCGGCGGGGCTCAATACAGAGTCGTCTTGCTGGGACAGGATCGAGTCCGAGCCGCTTGACTTTCATCAGCGGATCAGAGAAGGATACCTTGCGTTGGCGCGCGAAGAGTCAGATCGGATTGCTGTAATCGATGCTACACTAAGTGTTGCTGGGATCGAGGCGGTCGTGTGGACCGAGTTTATCAGGCTTGAGGAGCGGAGCGGCTATGCCATTTCGTGA
- the selA gene encoding L-seryl-tRNA(Sec) selenium transferase → MSVDSQTRAQLRQLPSVDELLQEPSIRETAQTLPRWAVVEAIREVLERRRRSIATGQSGAITADLPSRTMLVAEAQRIALRLNRPALRRLINATGVVIHTNLGRAPLAEVAVERVVEVARGYSNLEYDLERGDRGSRQDHVERLLRRLTGAEAALAVNNNAAAVLLAINTLAEGKEVIVSRGELVEIGDSFRIPDIMRRAGGILREVGTTNRTYLRDYEEAVGAASAIILKVHTSNFRIQGFANQVPVAELAGLGEKTDLPVVEDVGSGALVDLSQFGLSKEPMPSESIRTGADLVTFSGDKLLGGPQAGLIVGKRLLVEKLRRNPLARAVRIDKLSLAALEATLCLYLDEGRAFAHVPVLRALVMPLQEIDRRARHLRDRIAALTSGHLEVSIIEGTSEVGGGALPLEAIPTRLVAVRGVHLTASVLEGRLRRTDPPVMIRIKDDRIVLDPRTVSEDDLDTLANLVVSVAAP, encoded by the coding sequence GTGTCAGTAGATAGTCAAACCAGGGCCCAACTCAGGCAGCTTCCCTCGGTGGATGAGCTATTGCAGGAGCCGTCGATCCGGGAGACAGCCCAGACACTGCCGCGCTGGGCGGTTGTTGAGGCGATCCGAGAGGTATTGGAGCGTCGGCGGAGGAGTATAGCCACAGGGCAGTCAGGAGCGATCACGGCCGATCTGCCATCCAGGACCATGCTGGTTGCTGAGGCGCAGCGAATCGCTCTGCGGCTGAATCGACCGGCCCTGCGGCGTCTCATTAACGCAACAGGCGTGGTCATCCATACAAACCTCGGCCGCGCCCCGCTCGCAGAGGTTGCAGTCGAGCGCGTGGTCGAGGTGGCGCGGGGCTACTCGAATCTGGAGTACGACCTTGAACGAGGGGACCGCGGGTCCAGGCAGGACCATGTGGAGCGGCTTTTACGTCGTCTTACTGGGGCCGAGGCCGCGCTTGCCGTAAACAATAATGCGGCGGCTGTGCTGCTGGCTATCAATACACTGGCCGAGGGGAAAGAAGTCATCGTCTCACGCGGGGAGTTGGTGGAGATCGGCGACTCGTTTCGGATCCCCGATATCATGCGTCGCGCGGGCGGGATCTTGCGGGAAGTAGGGACGACCAACCGGACCTACCTTAGGGATTACGAGGAAGCTGTCGGGGCGGCGAGCGCAATCATCCTGAAGGTGCATACCAGCAACTTCCGAATCCAGGGCTTTGCCAACCAGGTGCCGGTGGCCGAGTTGGCCGGCTTGGGCGAGAAGACCGATCTTCCGGTGGTGGAGGACGTGGGCAGCGGTGCCCTCGTCGATCTGTCACAGTTCGGGCTTTCCAAAGAGCCGATGCCATCGGAGAGCATCCGCACCGGAGCAGACCTGGTGACCTTCAGCGGGGATAAGCTGCTTGGAGGACCCCAAGCGGGCCTGATCGTGGGGAAGCGACTGCTGGTCGAGAAGCTCCGCCGCAATCCACTTGCGCGCGCTGTGCGGATTGACAAGCTCTCGTTAGCCGCCCTGGAGGCGACGTTGTGCCTCTACCTCGATGAAGGGCGAGCCTTTGCCCACGTTCCGGTGCTCCGAGCGCTCGTGATGCCGCTTCAAGAGATTGATCGGCGGGCCAGGCATCTGCGCGACCGGATTGCCGCGCTCACCTCGGGTCATCTTGAGGTCTCGATCATCGAGGGAACCTCAGAGGTCGGTGGTGGCGCACTGCCCCTCGAGGCAATCCCGACGCGGCTAGTGGCGGTGCGGGGCGTCCACTTGACCGCATCGGTTTTGGAGGGACGCCTGCGCCGGACTGACCCACCGGTGATGATTCGAATCAAAGACGACCGGATTGTCTTGGACCCTCGCACGGTCTCGGAAGATGATCTGGATACGCTGGCCAATCTGGTGGTTTCGGTTGCTGCGCCGTAG